From the Salarias fasciatus chromosome 5, fSalaFa1.1, whole genome shotgun sequence genome, the window tttctcttcatggttTCATGGTTCCCAAAATTTGTTTGAGAAGACTTGGAGACCTCTCTTAAATTACATTGAATCATTGACATCCATGCCTGATCGTGATGACTGAGCCCTcccttcattttatgttttatttatttattttagtacttatttatttcaattaattaattagattttttaatttaatttagctattttttgttgtttttcttttgtttttgtatttgttgtatattctgtgttgtttaCATTGGGACAATACACATTCATTGAGAACCTCTCTCCTTTGGGGTGGGGTAGGGGGTAGGTGGATGTTTAAAAGTATTGGAAAAAATGATATTCTGGAAGTTCTGTCCATCACACTGTATCATATGTTGTATTGAAATTGCTTCCAATAAAGatagttaatttaaaaaaaaaaaggactgatcATCCTGCCCTAGCCAGGGAcgggatttttcttttttttgttttgtttgcaagAATTCTCTAAGACATTCTGtaagtcacgccgaattgtgcctcatacttacctttattaagtcaaattgtgtgttgaagggaaatgtactttgttttgcgtgttttcagtaCCTGAAGACTGCACAGGGGGCAGAAACGTCGGGCggctttcactttcatttttgccatatttgcgctccttatttcaatttgtgccttataccagccttttccccgtgatttttctgataattcggcctggttcaatatggcaaataatgaggaatggactgtgttttcactgctaAAAGCGCCGTGgcctgtgtgcttttttgacaCTCAGCTGGAGCGCTGTGTGGAATGTTTGCTGGTGTTATGGAAGCAGTGCCCAGccctaaaataaataatatatattaaaaGAAGTAACAagctttttgggaaaatgtaaggAGTAGAAAGTACCAACATTTGGATTCAAAATGTagggagtaaaagtaaaaagttgtcagaaaaataaatacttctaaaagtaaaaagtacctgAAATTTTTAATTAGGTACAGTAACgaagtatttgtacttcgtTACTTGCCGTCACTGTAAatgaatattgtttttaaaacgTTGCTGTCTAAGTGCAAACGTGGGTTTTCACTTCACACATTATCTTTAACACACTGTCATGTGAGCGGGGCCTAATATTGAACCATGGAGGCGGGAATCTCAGTGTGAAGGCATGGATCAGAATCTGCGCAGTACTGAGAAAGCAATGTAGGAAATaggaaaactttatttacatgtaagagtatctgtgtgtgtgtgtgtgtgtgtgtgtgtgtgtgtgtgtgtgtgtgtgtgtgtgtgtgtgtgtgtgtgtgtgtgtgtgtgtgtgtgcgtgcgtgcgtgcgtgcgtgcgtgcgtgcgtgtgtgttgtgttgtgttgtgttgtgttgtgttgtgttgtgttgtgttgtgttgtgttgttttgatcCGTCTCGGGTTCTGTGCGTCAAGGCGTGTCCAGCGCGTGACGTCAGTCCTCGCGCACAGAAATTGTTTTGGAGGAAGTGAGCGGAGCTCGGCTGCTAACGCGTTAGCACGTTAGCTTGACAGGAAAAGCGAGCGTCAACGGGAGCTGGGCGAAACAGACCATCATACCAGACCACGGCTCGTCGGCAGTGGCAGTTTTGATTTGGATCAGAAGCGTGAACACGCAGGCTGGCCGTCCCGGCTAACTGAGCTGTCGACGCTCTGAACGCCTTGTTTTGTGAAGGCAGACATTTGGAGAAGCCTTTAGCTTTTTTAGCTAGCCTGCGCGTTAGCTGACCGAGGCTGAAGAAAAGTCCCACTTCTGATTTTTCGCCCCGAAGGATCGTCGTCCAGGTTGGTCAGTGGTGACATCAGCTTTAAATTTTACTTTCTTCTCGTATTAATAGTGGAACTGACTATAGAAGTCTCTCATTTTCCGAGTAAGCATCCATTTGGCCATTTGCTAACGAAATGTTAGCTGAAAATAAGAACTGTCTCCGGTTGTGGTAGCTAATGGTTTGACTTGTGGTCTCAAAAAAAAAGCGTCGTCTTGCTTTGCATGTCCAGGAATTGGTTTGCAATAATTGGCAGTACTACTTCAGATCCTGCGTTTTCTCAAATACATATTGCAGTGTTCATTGTACACTGCTAACCCTCGGCAAAATGTATTTTCGGAAGGTTCAAATACACTCATTCTACAATGTCTGACTTTCTGAAGTATATAAAAAGTGAGATGTTGACATTTTGATGCTCAGCTATGGGTTAATCAATGTGGGTTGGGAGCACAGCTACATAACCTACTGTGCTAATCGAGCTTGCCAAGTCATGGTTCCTTTAGTCCTGTGTTTTAAAACCATGTGATCAGTCCCTGACACAGTGTCATGGGGTACAGATTATGATAGCTGCGCCGATTAGCAATATGCTAGTTTTGCTTGAAGCTCTCTGGCTTGATCAATAAGTTAAATTAGCCAATGGAAGATGGGAGGTTTGTTCGTCTAATTTATTGCAGTTGGACTGTCTCGATCTTTGGGAGGAATACTTTAAAGCCCTCTGTTTACACATTTTGAACTTTGGACGTTACAGCTGTACGAGGAGGTTCTTATTACGCAGCACACTCTGCCAAAGTTAGAAATATTTGGTGGTGTGTTGAGCATGCGCAAGTACGAGTAAACAAATCCCCTACTATTTGATTTGCATGAACACATAGAACACATGCGTtgaactccagtcctcaggtcTCTCTTGGTtgcaacacagctgattgcaatgaggggCTGCTGTCTGGGCTGTTTCACAAGCTTGAGGAGGACATCAGCATGAGCCTCAGGTGtgctgaaacagagaaacatctaaaacatgcaggatgccaGCCTGTTTGACACCCCCGACATCTTGCATATGACTGAGACTTACTGACActtgtggtgattttttttgttttttaaacatgctTTATAATTTCCCCATGATGATAAACTGAATCTCTTTCGTTTGTGAAATGTTGGCCATTAGTAAACCCCTTCAGGTCTTGATGAAATGGTTCACGAGAAAATAAAATCCACTCTGATGATTACCACAGCTCTAGTGGTTTTGTAATTAGGGTCAGTTTCAGTTTGTTCTTGAGGTATTGGGAATGTGTTCAGATTATTGGCAGTTCAAATAAGGCTGCATTATGAATGTACTACAATAGTCTTTTTTGGGTGAAACAATGTAGTTTATTCTATGGAATGGTTTGTTGTTTAGCGTATCACAAAATCTGCATTATACAGCAGAATTCAACAAAGGAGATGTGATATAAATGGAAGATGCCTGCTCGGGTCGAACCCCTCCAACATTACATTGTGCAGAATATTCGTCAATTGTCAAGAATTGTATTAGGATACTTTATGGAACAATATAATGGAGCACACTGATgacgtttgtttttgctgtacaAAAGAAAAGCGAAGTATAGAAAGTGTTGCATTTGATGTTATTGCTTGACTGGAGAGTATTTGGAAACGCACACAAATGGTTTTATCTTTCTGTGAGATCTCTTGACCGATACAGTCAGGGTCATCATGAGTGCGATCCCAGTGAAAGTTTGTCTGTGGTCGGACCCCAATCATTTAATCTCTGTTGTCTTTGCCTTTACAGCTGCGGCACAATGACGTCAAGGAAGAAAGTACTACTCAAAGTCATCATCCTCGGAGACTCTGGGTAAGCTACACTGACCTGTCCCAGTAATGCTTTAAAGAAATCAGAGTGATGGTTCAGTGAAGGAAAAACCCGCCGTCAGCCTTCAAGAATTTCTCAATTCATCATAATGACTTTATTTCATACATGCAGTTTGTTCTGTGatctttctttttcagagtTGGAAAGACGTCACTGATGAACCAGTATGTGAATAAGAAGTTCAGCAACCAGTACAAAGCCACAATAGGTGCTGATTTCCTGACAAAAGAAGTCATGGTGGATGACAGACTCGTGACGATGCAGGTATTTACAAGGCCCACGagaaattcacacaaacacattgaaGTTGTAATAGCAATCACACACTTGTCAGGGTAAGTGAAGTGTTTTTATACAAAGAGAAACACCGTTTTTTACTCGATGAAATCTCAAATTTGTGTTGAAAGTTTCCAGTTTAAACGGAACATTTACGCTGCGACAGCGGAAACAATTAAAATATAGTTTTCCTGTaggaccactagtgggtgctgttgtttttgtaatgaaaccatacacacagaaaacaatatactgtaaacattaacaatggtggACTTTCTCACGGGCAAACAGCAGGGTTTGATTGCTATTCTGGCTGGCTcacaactctaaaactaccaagacccaggagaacatggactgggagttaCTGCACTCTGGAGTCCGCCATAGTTGATATTGTTCATCTTCTTGTGTAtacagaagaactgtttactcCAGCTGTGGTGCACATacacagtagcagcatttccgCCGTATGCATGGAGTCGGAGCCAAGCGTCAAGTCATGTTTTCAGCACCGTTTTTGCATAACTGcctgaaacaaagtgaaagttttgcgtttccaCTTTAACATTGTGTAACATGACCTTGATCTTTCACAAGGTGTGATTGTTCATGTTGACATCATTTGGCCATTCATTAACCTCCAGGTtaatgtgctgctgctgctggaggtcccTGTAACAACAAAGCATTAAAGTCTGGTTGACAGGGATCACATTTTGAGCTTTTCTTCCTTCTTGTCTGCCAGATTTGGGACACAGCAGGTCAGGAGAGGTTCCAGTCTTTAGGCGTGGCGTTCTACCGCGGAGCGGACTGCTGCGTCCTGGTTTTTGATGTGACTGCACCCAACACCTTCAAGACTCTGGACAGCTGGAGGGACGAGTTCCTGATCCAGGCCAGTCCACGAGATCCCGAGAACTTCCCCTTTGTGGTGCTGGGCAACAAGATCGACCTGGAGAACAGACAGGTGGGCCCAGCAGACGTTCTCACATGAACCGAGAGAGTGAATGGGGTGTATTTTAAAGCGACGCTGCCGCAGTCGTTCAGTGTTGATGTGCACCACGTTTCAGGTGACAACCAAGCGAGCCCAGGCCTGGTGTCAGAGCAAGAACAACATCCCGTACTTTGAAACCAGCGCAAAGGAGGCAATCAACGTGGAGCAGGCCTTTCAGACTATTGCACGCAACGCTCTTAAACAGGTAACAGCGACGctgacaagaacaaaaaaaaaaaaaaaaacctgatcacGTTGAGTCTGTTGCTCACTCCACATCTTTCATTTGATTCCAGGAGACTGAAGTGGACGTATACAACGAGTTCCCCGAGCCGATAAAGCTGGACAAGAACGAGCGTGCCAAGCCATCAGCagaaacctgcagctgctgagaacTCTGTACATCTCCACGGGGGGGCTGCCGTGCCCCCCACCACCCTGTCTTGCCTTGTCTCTATATCCCCCCTACCTATCGCCCACTGTGTTATTTCCTGATGCCCAAACATACAAGCAGCATCCCACTCATAGAgtatactactactactacacacacacacacacacacacacacacacacacacacacacacacacacacacacacacacacacacacagacatgctgcaATCACCATGTTATGTATcccaaaaaactaaaaaaaaaatgaacacattttctATTACAATATGAGTCTCTTAGCCCAAAGAACACTTAAGGAAACATGATGGCATTTCTGTGTACGATGCTTGTTACTTCCCAGTGTTTCCCCTCGTACTTCTTcatggtggcggtggtggtttCAGCTCATTTTGTCTATATGTGTTTGTGGTTAATGATTTAAGTtaaaccaactttttttttttttttttccaatggaAGTCTCAGTAGCAGTGGTGGTTGTTTTTGTACTCCGTCGGCCCGCCACTGCTCCGTGAATACAAGAAACACTGCGCCCTACATTTTACTCATTTGCATTGTCTTTAATTAGTttcactttaaagaaaaaaaaaagaacacttgTCACTACCAATTCACTTTACCTCATGAAGTAAATTCTAATATTTAAgtggggtttgtgtgtgtgaaggtgcaTGTATGGATCACATCAAAATGCTGCCCGCTGATTCTCGGTATTCAGCGTTCAATCTGACAAATCCATCAGAGGAAATGTGTAcggatttgtttttctttttttttttttttttttgcactttgctGTCATCCTTAGTAGCTGAAGGCTTGTTGAGACATGTCACTTCAGAGCAACAATAAACGTAATTGTGGCTCAGGTTGAGGGAATGGCGAGCGTACAGACTCGCCTCCTGTCGTGCAAGTGCTGTTCCTCTAACGGGGAGAATGAAGGTTCGTCTGATAGTCCATTGCTCTCGATATGGGAATGAACAAAAATCAACGCATCGTGTCAGTATAGCCAGATCGTCCAGGGGATGGATAGATATCACTCACAACCCAGTACTGTTGGCTGGTACAATTCTTTTTACTGTCAGCTATTGAAAGACTTTGTATATTTGCAAGCCTCGATCACGGTGTGGGGAAGGCAAAATGTTGTAAATCTCCATATCCGACTCTGCCAGTTGCTCTCGTTAGCAAATGATTTAAGtgcttgactttttttttttcattttaaccgACCAGATCTTTAACTATCTGTTGGTATTATGTTAAAACTCTGAAATGCATTCTAGATTACAAGATAGCATACATACTGTAACTCtgattaaaaagctgaaaaaaaatgtgggggggggggaagtatTGGCATTCATCATTATATGATAAATGCATAGCATCTACATTGTTTCAAAAATGTCTATGTTTCAAGTAATAAGGGTAATAAAAATTCTTGAATAAATCTGTGTTGGAGCATTTATTTATGGAACTGAAAAACAGACAGGATCAGATTACAGAACATTTCATATTTGCAATATTGACCTCTCAGTACAAAGAATAAACTGAACATCCAACTTCTGTTTGATTGCTGAGATCAAAACCTAAATGGTATAAACGTTTGTTTTCGGTTCACTTTCTTCTCGGCTTCTTATTGGTTGCTTGCAGCCACTGCTGAAGTCCTGTGGGTTTGAGCCGAGTCTCTGCTTGGCTCTCTTGCTCATTTGCGTTCTCGGCCTCATCAGGCTCCTTCCTCTTCACAGTGCTGCTGGTCTGCAGCCAACTCTTCATCATCTTACTGCTTGCTGTTGGTTTAGGCTCctattggggggaaaaaaaaattagattggTAATCTGAAACCTTAATCTGGTTTAAATGTCCAGTGACGATGTGAAAATACCTTCTTGCTGTTGAGATCCACTGGCTGTAGGCACTCTGGGGAGTTGTTGCGGGAGTTGTTGACCAATGAAGACACGGGGTGAAAAGTCAAGCTGCTTTTTGATTCAAGCAGCTTCAAAGCATCCAAAGACTTCACCTCGCCGAAGTCGAGCCACCGTCTCACTTCATCGTCTCCTTCAAGGATCGCCGGCATCCTAAAAAAACgtttttcagtttgaatcaCAGGCATATGTAAACgttgaagaaaagaggaagcttGTTTCTTGATGAGTGACTCCTACCTGTGGTGGATGTTCTGCAGATTTGGGGAAGCGTTGACAGTGATGATGCTGTACGTGTAAAGCGGCTCGCCACCGTCTGGTGGCGTCCAGCAGTCAAACAGCCCGGCCATCGTCAGCAGCTTCCATCCAGTCCACTCctccgctgctgctcctccctgctcaaCACACAATTGACATATTTCTGAAACTAAAGCATATGTTTTAATACGTGACAAACTTGGACGGACACATGCACTTCTTTTTGTCTTGTCTATTCATCCAAACAGGAAATTTACAGCTACTGTAATTTCCGCCACAGCTGCACCATCTCTACTTCTGACTCAGATAAAGAAGAACTCTAACCGTGTTCAACCACGCAGAAAACCCAAATGCAAACCTCAGTCAAAACGCGGGAATCCTCCGCTGGAGGACGTGCGGCCTCTGAACCGTCCTGATCCTTTTCTCTGTCCCCACTCTGAGGGAAGTAGATGAAGAAGGGCTGCTTGTCTTTTCCCATCTTCTGCCACTCGTAAAAACCGTCGGCCAGGATGACACAGCGCTGCCCCTTCACGAAAGGATCCTTCAGAGGGAGGACATGCAAGTGTAAAAACTCgggaagagagaaacagaacagGACAGAGTAAACAGCATTACCTTCCTCACCTTATACGTCTTCTTCTCCAAGATACCCTCACTGCGACAGTTGCTGGTGCTGTACTGCATCTTGTTTGGGTTGTTGTCTCTGAACCAAGCAGGGACCAGACCCCAACGCATGGAGGCCAGCACACACTCATCCACAGGAGCTTCCTGGAGGCACGTGCAAGGGAGAGAGCATTTAGCTTCACTCAGCTCTCTGTAAACTTTAGTCAGCGGCGGTACCTTGTCAAAGTGTCTCTGGGACAGCAGCACGGGGCTCATGGACTGCGGGCTCTTGTTGTAGGACGGCTGGTACTTGTCCGCGTCGCCGTCCCTCCAGCGGGGTCGTCTCCGCTGGCCCCCTCTGTTTCTGTAGGCGCAGGCCCGGCTCACCTCGTCCGGGGCCAGAGTGCACGCAGTTCTCCCGCACATCTCAGCGGCTTCAGGCGGGACGCTGACCGTCACGAGACGgagtcaacaaaaacaaaaccactctGTTAGCATTCCAGCCTTCAAGCTTTTCAGACATTTCTCGAGGAAAAGTGTTCTTACCAGTTTTCCGGCGACGGGCTGTGTGTTGTGCTGCGTGCAGCTGTGCTGTTGCAGAATGAGGGCGTGTGTGTTGTTcagctgtgtgtctgactgTCAGGGACTCTGCCCGGGCAGCTACCGCGTGACGTAACAACGCCCCTCCCGTCGCGTGACGGAGCCAAAATGGCGGTCGAACATTATGCagtttctttcttgtttttgcaattttctttttgtaaaatcGAGTTTATCCAACCAACCAGCAAAACAAACTATTAAACAAAACAAcggcaaagaagaaaaaacaaaattaaaaaagcacAACCGCAAGAAAAAAGTAAATAGAACAACAGAGGTAAAAGTATTAAGACAAATGAATGGCATTTATGAAATTATATCTGTGCATTATGCATATTTTATTCAGTACAATATCAAAGTGTACTGATACAATTTGCACTAGCTAACACTTCTGGTGATATGAAAGGGTGCAACTCCTCAGTACACCAGGCTATGTCATTGGGTCCCATGTTTTCATGTAGATGTCTTACCTGTCAAATAGCTTAGCCATTTCATGAAACCATGCCTTCACTGACACATCTCCTTCAGTTTGTCAATTTCACAATGCTATTCTGTATCCAGTAATTAGACAAAGCACTGGTGTCTGTACCAGTGCAGAGGACATGACTATGTTGATAAAGGTAATAATCTTGAGGACAGGAGACCTGTCATGGAGCATGAGTGTAGCATATGGAGGAGAGTGCATATGGACACAAGTGGTGTCACAGCTCCAGCTCAAGTCTGAGTTTTAAAGTCTGTGCCATTTTACTTTTTGTTCAATAAATCTTGTTGATAATGTTATCATTGGTCAGACATGTTTCGATCTGCCTTGATACTTTGAACCATGCAATAATTTCACCCCATGTTCCAGTAGTTCTCTTTTTCCCAATGTTCCTCCACCAGCACACTGGGTGATTGAGAGCTGCTGAAGAAGGTATACAAACATAATGAAGTGCCAACTTTTCTCCAATTGATCATGTGTTTGGGTCCTGGATACAAGTGGTAGTTGTCTAACATGTCTTAAATGCAGCTCCGCGAGTACTTCCAAAAATCCATACTTAGGAAGTTGTATTTTTCCTTAATTACTGAAAAGACAAAGATAAGTCTCCTTTAAGTACATTTCCAATATGCATAAGTCCTGATTTTGTCCATCCAGACCAGTAAAATGTTACACATTTTATGGGATGTATTATACCACAATGATAATGTCAATGTGGGATTATGAATAATGCAGT encodes:
- the LOC115388250 gene encoding ras-related protein rab7 produces the protein MTSRKKVLLKVIILGDSGVGKTSLMNQYVNKKFSNQYKATIGADFLTKEVMVDDRLVTMQIWDTAGQERFQSLGVAFYRGADCCVLVFDVTAPNTFKTLDSWRDEFLIQASPRDPENFPFVVLGNKIDLENRQVTTKRAQAWCQSKNNIPYFETSAKEAINVEQAFQTIARNALKQETEVDVYNEFPEPIKLDKNERAKPSAETCSC
- the hmces gene encoding abasic site processing protein HMCES, with product MCGRTACTLAPDEVSRACAYRNRGGQRRRPRWRDGDADKYQPSYNKSPQSMSPVLLSQRHFDKEAPVDECVLASMRWGLVPAWFRDNNPNKMQYSTSNCRSEGILEKKTYKDPFVKGQRCVILADGFYEWQKMGKDKQPFFIYFPQSGDREKDQDGSEAARPPAEDSRVLTEGGAAAEEWTGWKLLTMAGLFDCWTPPDGGEPLYTYSIITVNASPNLQNIHHRMPAILEGDDEVRRWLDFGEVKSLDALKLLESKSSLTFHPVSSLVNNSRNNSPECLQPVDLNSKKEPKPTASSKMMKSWLQTSSTVKRKEPDEAENANEQESQAETRLKPTGLQQWLQATNKKPRRK